Proteins encoded together in one Prevotella scopos JCM 17725 window:
- the rplP gene encoding 50S ribosomal protein L16: MLQPKRVKYRRPQDGRGNKGNAHRGTQLAFGSFGIKTLEAKWIDSRQIEAARIAVNRYMNRQGQVWIRIFPDKPITRKPADVRMGKGKGDPAGWVAPVTPGRVLFEVEGVSFDIAKEALRLAAQKLPVKTKFIVRRDFDKNA, encoded by the coding sequence ATGTTACAGCCAAAAAGAGTAAAATATAGAAGACCTCAAGACGGACGTGGCAATAAAGGCAACGCCCACAGAGGTACACAATTGGCTTTCGGCTCATTCGGCATCAAGACACTTGAGGCTAAGTGGATCGACAGCCGTCAGATTGAGGCCGCTCGTATAGCAGTAAACCGCTATATGAACCGTCAGGGCCAGGTCTGGATTCGCATCTTCCCTGATAAGCCAATCACACGTAAGCCTGCCGATGTTCGTATGGGTAAGGGTAAGGGTGATCCTGCAGGATGGGTTGCACCAGTTACCCCAGGTCGTGTTCTCTTTGAAGTAGAAGGCGTAAGCTTTGATATCGCAAAGGAGGCTCTCCGCCTCGCTGCACAGAAGCTGCCTGTTAAGACAAAGTTTATTGTTAGACGTGATTTCGATAAAAACGCTTAA
- the rpsC gene encoding 30S ribosomal protein S3 produces MGQKVNPISNRLGIIRGWESNWFGGKNFGDNLVEDRKIRTYLNKRLEKASVSRIVIERTLKLVTITICTARPGIVIGKGGQDVDKLKEELKNLFKKEIQINIFEVKKPELDANIVGNNIARQVEGKIAYRRAIKMAIANTMRAGAEGIKIQITGRLNGAEMARKEMFKEGRTPLHTFRADIDYCQTEALTKVGLLGIKVWICRGEVYNKVDLTPNFTQEKNNGRSNNGGRSGRGNRRRNNNR; encoded by the coding sequence ATGGGACAGAAAGTTAATCCAATTAGCAACCGTCTTGGTATCATCCGCGGTTGGGAATCAAATTGGTTCGGTGGCAAAAACTTCGGGGATAATCTCGTAGAGGATCGTAAGATTCGTACTTACCTGAACAAGCGTTTGGAAAAAGCAAGCGTATCCCGTATTGTCATTGAGCGCACATTGAAGCTCGTCACCATTACTATTTGCACCGCTCGTCCGGGTATCGTTATCGGTAAAGGTGGTCAGGATGTTGATAAGCTTAAAGAAGAGTTGAAGAACCTTTTCAAGAAGGAGATTCAGATTAATATCTTCGAGGTTAAGAAACCTGAACTTGATGCTAACATCGTTGGTAACAATATCGCTCGCCAGGTAGAAGGTAAGATTGCTTACCGTCGTGCTATCAAGATGGCTATTGCCAACACAATGCGTGCTGGTGCTGAGGGTATAAAAATTCAAATTACAGGTCGTCTGAATGGTGCCGAAATGGCTCGTAAGGAAATGTTCAAAGAGGGTCGTACTCCTCTGCATACATTCCGTGCAGACATCGATTATTGTCAGACAGAAGCCCTTACAAAGGTTGGTTTGCTGGGTATTAAGGTATGGATTTGCCGTGGTGAAGTTTACAACAAGGTAGATCTCACTCCTAACTTTACTCAGGAGAAGAACAATGGCCGTTCTAACAATGGTGGCCGTTCTGGAAGAGGTAATCGTAGAAGAAACAATAACCGTTAA
- the rpsS gene encoding 30S ribosomal protein S19, with amino-acid sequence MSRSLKKGPYINVSLEKKILAMNESGKQNVVKTWARASMISPDFVGHTVAVHNGNKFIPVYITENMVGHKLGEFSPTRRFGGHSGNNKR; translated from the coding sequence ATGAGTCGTTCATTAAAAAAAGGTCCATACATCAACGTATCACTCGAGAAGAAGATTCTTGCTATGAATGAGAGTGGTAAGCAGAATGTAGTTAAGACATGGGCCAGAGCATCAATGATTTCCCCTGATTTTGTGGGTCACACTGTTGCAGTTCATAACGGAAATAAATTTATCCCTGTTTACATTACTGAGAACATGGTAGGTCACAAGCTCGGAGAGTTCAGCCCTACACGCCGTTTCGGTGGTCACTCTGGTAATAATAAGAGGTAA
- the rplX gene encoding 50S ribosomal protein L24: MAKFHIKKDDQVIVLAGADKGKTGKVLKVIAAKERAIVEGLNMVSKSTKPSAANPQGGIIKQEAAIHISNLSLIDPKSGKATRIKIEREGKTVKRIAKKSGEEIK, from the coding sequence ATGGCAAAATTCCATATAAAGAAAGACGATCAGGTCATTGTTCTTGCTGGTGCAGATAAGGGCAAGACTGGAAAGGTGCTTAAGGTTATCGCAGCTAAGGAACGTGCTATTGTAGAGGGCTTGAATATGGTCTCTAAGAGCACAAAACCTTCTGCAGCTAACCCTCAGGGTGGTATCATTAAGCAGGAGGCTGCAATTCATATCTCAAATTTAAGTCTCATCGATCCGAAGAGCGGTAAGGCTACACGTATCAAGATTGAACGTGAAGGCAAGACTGTTAAGCGTATCGCTAAAAAGTCAGGGGAGGAAATTAAGTAA
- the secY gene encoding preprotein translocase subunit SecY produces MKKFIETLKNCWKIEDLRQRLLITILFTAIYRFGSFVVLPGINPALLEKLQAQTKGGLMSLLDMFSGGAFSHASIFALGIMPYISASIVMQLLAVAVPYFQKMQREGESGHKKINWYTRVLTVVILLFQAPSYLMNLKMQASGALASGIDWTTFMIPATIILAAGSMFILWLGERITDKGIGNGISLIIMVGIIARLPQAVIQEFSNRVSEAIGGGIVMLIIEIIILYAVVCAAILLVQGTRKIPVQYAKRVVGNKQYGGARQYIPLKLFAANVMPIIFAQALMFIPLAIVQYSSDSTNSVLQSLMNTKSFAYNCVYVLLIIVFTYFYTAITLNPTQMAEDMKRNNGFIPGVRPGKDTADYIDTVMSRLTGPGALFIAFIAIMPALAGYLNVADAFGQFFGGTSLLILVGVVIDTLQQIESHLMMRHYDGLLNSGHTRGNGGVAAY; encoded by the coding sequence ATGAAAAAGTTTATTGAGACACTGAAGAACTGTTGGAAGATTGAGGATTTGCGTCAGCGACTTCTCATCACCATTCTGTTCACAGCTATTTACCGTTTTGGGTCGTTTGTGGTGCTTCCTGGCATCAATCCTGCCCTGTTGGAAAAATTGCAAGCACAGACCAAGGGCGGTCTTATGTCACTTTTGGACATGTTCTCCGGTGGTGCATTTTCTCATGCGTCAATCTTCGCATTAGGAATTATGCCTTACATCTCAGCATCTATTGTTATGCAACTCCTCGCTGTCGCTGTACCTTATTTCCAAAAGATGCAGCGCGAAGGTGAGAGCGGCCATAAGAAAATAAACTGGTATACGCGTGTCCTGACAGTAGTCATCCTACTGTTTCAGGCACCGTCTTACCTTATGAACTTAAAAATGCAGGCCTCTGGTGCACTTGCATCAGGTATTGATTGGACTACATTTATGATTCCTGCAACTATTATTCTTGCTGCAGGATCAATGTTCATTCTTTGGTTGGGTGAGCGTATTACAGATAAGGGTATCGGAAATGGTATTTCCTTAATTATTATGGTGGGTATTATTGCACGTCTTCCACAGGCGGTTATTCAGGAATTTAGTAATCGTGTTTCTGAAGCTATCGGTGGTGGTATCGTAATGCTTATCATTGAGATTATTATCCTTTATGCTGTTGTTTGTGCGGCTATCCTTCTAGTACAAGGTACTCGTAAGATTCCTGTGCAGTATGCCAAGCGCGTTGTAGGAAATAAACAATATGGTGGTGCACGTCAGTATATTCCTTTGAAACTATTTGCTGCTAATGTAATGCCTATCATCTTTGCACAGGCTTTGATGTTCATACCATTAGCAATTGTTCAGTATTCTTCTGATAGTACAAACTCTGTACTTCAGTCTTTAATGAACACAAAGAGTTTCGCATATAACTGCGTTTATGTGCTTCTCATCATCGTGTTTACTTATTTCTATACTGCGATAACACTTAATCCAACTCAGATGGCTGAGGATATGAAACGTAATAACGGATTTATCCCTGGTGTTAGACCTGGAAAGGATACTGCAGATTACATTGATACTGTTATGTCTCGTCTTACGGGACCTGGAGCTTTGTTTATCGCTTTCATTGCTATTATGCCAGCATTAGCAGGATATTTAAATGTTGCTGATGCTTTTGGTCAGTTTTTTGGTGGTACTTCATTGTTGATTCTTGTTGGTGTTGTTATTGATACGCTTCAACAGATTGAATCACACTTGATGATGCGTCACTATGATGGACTCCTCAATTCAGGACATACACGTGGCAATGGTGGTGTTGCAGCCTATTAA
- the rpmC gene encoding 50S ribosomal protein L29, whose product MKIKEVKELETKELVEKIENAETALAKMKLNHQITPLENPSQIKAARRDIARMKTELSQRELNK is encoded by the coding sequence ATGAAGATTAAAGAAGTAAAAGAACTCGAAACCAAGGAATTGGTTGAGAAAATAGAAAATGCTGAAACAGCTCTCGCAAAGATGAAGCTGAATCATCAGATTACTCCGCTTGAGAATCCATCTCAGATTAAGGCCGCTCGTCGTGACATTGCACGTATGAAAACAGAACTTTCACAGAGAGAACTTAATAAATAA
- the rplV gene encoding 50S ribosomal protein L22, protein MGARKRIKAEARKEALRSQYFAKLKDCPSSPRKMRYVVDMVRGMEVNRALGVLRFSKKAAAQNVEKLLRSAINNWETKNDRKAEDGELYISKIFVDEGVTMKRMRPAPQGRGYRIRKRSNHVTLFVNSKNDANNDDK, encoded by the coding sequence ATGGGAGCAAGAAAACGTATAAAGGCTGAAGCTCGTAAAGAAGCTTTGAGAAGCCAGTATTTTGCAAAGCTCAAGGACTGTCCTTCTTCTCCACGTAAGATGCGCTATGTAGTTGACATGGTCCGTGGTATGGAGGTCAATCGTGCCCTTGGCGTGCTAAGATTCTCCAAGAAAGCAGCTGCTCAGAACGTTGAGAAACTTCTGCGTTCAGCTATCAACAACTGGGAGACAAAGAATGACCGCAAGGCTGAAGACGGTGAACTTTATATCTCTAAGATCTTCGTAGATGAAGGCGTTACAATGAAGCGCATGCGTCCTGCACCACAGGGCCGTGGCTACAGAATCCGCAAACGTTCTAACCACGTCACTCTCTTTGTTAACTCAAAGAATGACGCTAATAATGATGATAAATAA
- the rplR gene encoding 50S ribosomal protein L18 gives MTTKKEQRRIKIKFRIRKSVNGTAERPRLSVFRSNKQIYAQVINDLTGTTLASASSLGLEKMAKIEQAKKVGALVAEHAKAAGVEQVVFDRNGYLYHGRVQALADAAREGGLKF, from the coding sequence ATGACAACAAAGAAAGAACAAAGAAGAATTAAGATAAAGTTCCGCATTCGTAAGAGTGTGAACGGTACTGCTGAGCGCCCACGTTTGAGCGTTTTCCGCAGTAATAAGCAGATTTATGCACAGGTTATTAACGATCTGACCGGAACAACCCTCGCTTCAGCTTCTTCTCTCGGCCTCGAAAAGATGGCTAAGATTGAGCAGGCTAAGAAAGTGGGTGCGCTCGTTGCAGAGCATGCTAAGGCTGCTGGTGTTGAGCAGGTTGTTTTTGACCGTAACGGTTATCTCTATCACGGACGTGTACAGGCTTTGGCTGATGCTGCACGTGAGGGAGGACTTAAATTCTAA
- the rpsN gene encoding 30S ribosomal protein S14, whose protein sequence is MAKESMKAREVKRAKLVARYAEKRAALKKIIATSNDPEEAYEAARKLQSIPKNANPIRLHNRCKITGRPKGYIRQFGLSRIQFREMASQGLIPGVKKASW, encoded by the coding sequence ATGGCAAAAGAATCAATGAAAGCTCGCGAGGTAAAGCGTGCAAAGCTTGTTGCGCGCTATGCTGAGAAACGCGCAGCTCTGAAGAAGATTATCGCTACTTCAAATGATCCTGAAGAGGCTTATGAGGCTGCTCGCAAATTGCAGTCTATTCCTAAGAATGCTAATCCTATCCGTTTGCACAATCGTTGCAAGATTACAGGACGTCCAAAGGGATACATTCGTCAGTTCGGCCTCTCTCGTATACAGTTCCGTGAGATGGCATCTCAAGGACTTATACCAGGTGTGAAGAAGGCAAGCTGGTAA
- the rplW gene encoding 50S ribosomal protein L23 — MGFIIKPMVTEKMTKLTDKSSEDKVVKHRGEKKTILAQPKYGFIVKPEANKLEIKKEVEALYNVTVVDVNTIRYAGKRQARYTKAGLVKGQKNAFKKAIVTLKNGDSIDFYSNI, encoded by the coding sequence ATGGGATTTATCATTAAACCAATGGTCACTGAGAAGATGACCAAGTTGACAGACAAGTCTTCTGAGGATAAGGTTGTAAAGCACAGGGGTGAAAAGAAAACTATTTTGGCTCAGCCAAAGTATGGTTTCATCGTTAAGCCTGAGGCCAACAAACTTGAGATTAAGAAAGAAGTTGAGGCTTTGTACAACGTTACAGTAGTAGATGTGAATACGATTCGTTACGCTGGTAAACGTCAGGCACGTTATACCAAAGCGGGTCTCGTTAAGGGACAGAAGAACGCATTCAAGAAGGCTATCGTCACTTTGAAGAATGGCGATTCAATCGATTTTTATAGCAATATTTAA
- the rplB gene encoding 50S ribosomal protein L2, producing MAVRKLNPVTPGQRHKVIGTFEDITASVPEKSLVYGKRSTGGRNNTGKMTVRYMGGGHKKKYRLIDFKREKDGVPAVVKTIEYDPNRSARIALLYYADGEKRYIIAPNGLQVGATLMSGAEAAPEVGNALPLANIPVGTVIHNIELRPGQGALLVRSAGNFAQLTSREGSYCVIKLPSGETRQILSACKATVGSVGNSDHALEQSGKAGRSRWLGRRPHNRGVVMNPVDHPMGGGEGRQSGGHPRSRKGLYAKGLKTRAPKKLSNKYIIERANKK from the coding sequence ATGGCAGTACGTAAATTAAACCCGGTTACACCGGGACAAAGACACAAGGTTATTGGCACGTTCGAGGATATTACTGCATCCGTGCCAGAGAAGTCTCTCGTTTACGGTAAACGTTCTACCGGTGGTCGAAACAACACCGGTAAGATGACTGTTCGCTACATGGGCGGTGGTCACAAGAAGAAGTATCGTCTTATTGACTTCAAGCGAGAGAAAGATGGTGTTCCAGCTGTAGTGAAGACAATCGAGTATGATCCAAACAGATCAGCTCGTATTGCGCTGTTATACTATGCTGATGGTGAAAAACGTTACATTATTGCTCCTAACGGACTGCAGGTCGGTGCAACACTAATGTCTGGTGCTGAGGCAGCACCAGAGGTTGGTAACGCACTTCCTTTGGCTAACATTCCTGTTGGTACTGTAATTCATAACATTGAGTTACGTCCAGGTCAGGGTGCATTGCTCGTTCGTTCGGCTGGTAACTTTGCTCAGCTTACTTCTCGTGAAGGCAGTTATTGTGTTATCAAGCTCCCTTCTGGTGAAACACGCCAGATTTTGTCAGCTTGTAAGGCAACTGTAGGTAGTGTAGGTAATTCTGATCACGCACTTGAGCAGTCTGGTAAGGCTGGTCGCTCTCGCTGGTTGGGACGTCGTCCACACAACCGTGGTGTTGTTATGAACCCTGTTGATCACCCAATGGGTGGTGGTGAAGGTCGCCAGTCTGGTGGTCACCCACGTTCACGTAAGGGCTTGTACGCTAAGGGTCTTAAGACTCGTGCACCTAAGAAGCTTTCAAACAAGTACATTATTGAGAGAGCTAACAAGAAGTAA
- the rplD gene encoding 50S ribosomal protein L4: protein MDINVLDIKGQETGRKVTLNENIFGIEPNDHVLYLAVKQYLADQRQGTAKSKERSEHAGSTRKLGRQKGGGGARRGDINSPVLVGGGRVFGPKPRDYSFKLNKKVKVLARKSALAYKAQDNAIVVVEDFNLDAPKTKDFVNIAKNLKVDGKKVLLVLPKVEKNVYLSTRNLQKAEVMTAAQVNSYKVLNADVVVVTENSLKVIDEILTK, encoded by the coding sequence ATGGATATTAACGTATTAGATATCAAAGGTCAGGAGACCGGCCGCAAGGTAACTCTTAACGAGAATATCTTCGGTATTGAGCCAAACGATCACGTCCTCTATCTCGCAGTTAAGCAGTATCTCGCTGATCAGCGTCAGGGTACAGCTAAGTCTAAAGAAAGAAGTGAGCATGCAGGTTCTACTCGTAAGTTGGGTCGCCAAAAAGGCGGCGGTGGTGCTCGTCGTGGTGATATCAATTCTCCAGTCCTCGTAGGTGGTGGACGTGTGTTTGGTCCTAAGCCACGTGATTACAGCTTCAAGCTGAACAAGAAGGTTAAGGTACTTGCTCGTAAGTCTGCTTTGGCTTATAAGGCACAAGATAATGCTATCGTAGTTGTTGAAGATTTCAACCTTGATGCTCCTAAGACTAAAGATTTTGTAAACATTGCTAAAAATCTTAAAGTTGACGGCAAGAAAGTCCTTCTTGTTTTGCCAAAAGTAGAGAAAAACGTATATTTGTCAACTCGTAATCTACAGAAGGCTGAGGTTATGACTGCTGCTCAGGTTAATTCATACAAAGTTTTGAATGCTGACGTAGTAGTTGTTACTGAGAACTCTCTGAAGGTTATCGACGAAATCTTAACCAAGTAA
- the rplE gene encoding 50S ribosomal protein L5: protein MNTAQLKKQYKEQIAPALQKQFNYSSAMQVPVLKKIVINQGLGDATQDKKLIEVAVNEISSITGQKAVATYSKKDIANFKLRKKMPIGVMVTLRRERMYEFLEKLVRVSLPRIRDFKGIESKFDGRGNYTLGITEQIIFPEINIDQVDRIQGMNITFVTSAKTDEEGFALLKGFGLPFKNAKND, encoded by the coding sequence ATGAATACAGCTCAGTTAAAGAAACAGTATAAGGAGCAGATTGCTCCAGCTTTGCAGAAGCAGTTCAACTATTCTTCAGCTATGCAGGTTCCTGTTTTGAAGAAGATTGTTATCAATCAGGGTCTTGGTGATGCAACTCAAGATAAGAAGCTTATCGAGGTTGCTGTTAACGAGATTTCTTCAATCACAGGTCAGAAGGCAGTTGCAACCTATTCTAAGAAGGATATTGCAAACTTCAAGTTGCGTAAGAAGATGCCTATCGGCGTTATGGTAACTCTGCGTCGTGAGCGTATGTATGAATTCCTCGAGAAACTCGTTCGCGTATCTTTGCCACGTATCCGTGACTTCAAGGGTATTGAGAGCAAGTTTGATGGTCGTGGAAATTATACTCTCGGTATTACCGAGCAGATCATCTTCCCAGAGATTAATATCGATCAGGTTGACCGCATCCAAGGTATGAACATTACCTTCGTTACATCAGCTAAGACTGACGAAGAAGGCTTTGCTTTGCTCAAGGGCTTCGGACTTCCATTCAAGAATGCTAAAAACGATTAA
- the rpsE gene encoding 30S ribosomal protein S5, which translates to MAMNRVKVNSDVELKDRLVAINRVTKVTKGGRTFTFAAIVVVGDGKGVIGWGLGKAGEVTAAIQKGTDSAKKNLVKVPVLKGTVPHEAEARFSGAHVLLKPAAAGTGLKAGGAMRAVLESAGISDVIAKSKGSSNPHNLVKATIAALAEMRDAYTVAGERGISMEKVFNG; encoded by the coding sequence ATGGCAATGAATAGAGTAAAAGTAAATAGTGATGTAGAACTGAAAGATCGCTTGGTTGCTATCAACCGTGTAACTAAGGTTACAAAGGGTGGTCGTACTTTCACATTCGCAGCTATCGTCGTTGTAGGTGACGGTAAAGGCGTTATTGGCTGGGGTCTTGGTAAGGCTGGCGAAGTTACTGCTGCTATCCAGAAGGGTACAGACTCAGCTAAGAAGAACCTCGTTAAGGTTCCTGTTTTGAAGGGTACTGTTCCTCATGAGGCAGAAGCTCGCTTTAGTGGTGCTCATGTTCTCCTTAAGCCAGCTGCAGCCGGTACTGGTTTGAAAGCCGGTGGTGCTATGCGTGCAGTTCTTGAGAGCGCAGGTATTTCTGACGTGATTGCAAAGTCAAAGGGGTCTTCTAACCCTCACAACCTTGTGAAGGCTACTATTGCTGCCCTTGCTGAAATGCGTGATGCATATACAGTAGCTGGTGAGCGTGGTATCAGTATGGAAAAAGTATTTAACGGTTAA
- the rpsQ gene encoding 30S ribosomal protein S17 has product MVQMETRNLRKVRQGVVISNKMDKTIVIAAKFKEKHPIYGKFVQKTKKYHAHDEKNEANVGDTVLIMETRPLSKTKRWRLVQIVEKAK; this is encoded by the coding sequence ATGGTCCAGATGGAAACAAGAAATTTAAGAAAAGTAAGACAGGGTGTCGTTATCAGCAACAAAATGGATAAAACCATCGTTATTGCAGCTAAGTTCAAGGAGAAGCACCCTATTTATGGTAAGTTTGTCCAGAAGACAAAGAAGTACCATGCTCATGACGAGAAAAATGAGGCTAATGTAGGTGATACAGTGCTTATCATGGAAACTCGTCCTCTTTCTAAGACAAAGAGATGGAGATTAGTTCAAATTGTAGAAAAAGCTAAGTAA
- the rpmD gene encoding 50S ribosomal protein L30: protein MATIKIKQIKSRIGAPKDQKETLRALGLRKISQVVEVEDTPSCRGMIRKVHHLVSVID, encoded by the coding sequence ATGGCAACAATTAAGATTAAGCAGATTAAGAGCCGTATCGGTGCTCCTAAAGACCAGAAAGAAACTTTGCGTGCTTTGGGACTTCGTAAGATTTCTCAGGTTGTTGAAGTAGAAGATACTCCAAGCTGCCGCGGTATGATCCGTAAGGTGCATCATCTGGTATCAGTAATTGATTAA
- the rplO gene encoding 50S ribosomal protein L15 has translation MKLNSLKPAVGSTHSRRRIGRGPGSGLGGTSTRGHKGAKSRSGYKKKIGFEGGQMPLQRRVPKAGFKNINHKEYFAVNLSTLQALAEKHNLTKIGVEELKAAGLTNGKELVKVLGNGELKAKLEVSANAFSKTAEEAIKAVGGNTTII, from the coding sequence ATGAAATTAAATAGTTTGAAACCAGCTGTTGGCTCTACACATTCACGTCGTCGTATTGGTCGTGGTCCAGGTTCTGGACTCGGTGGTACTTCTACTCGTGGTCACAAGGGTGCAAAGTCACGTTCTGGTTATAAGAAAAAGATCGGCTTTGAGGGTGGTCAGATGCCTCTCCAGCGTCGTGTACCGAAGGCTGGATTTAAGAACATCAACCACAAAGAATATTTTGCTGTAAATCTTTCTACTCTTCAGGCTCTTGCTGAGAAGCACAACCTTACAAAGATCGGTGTTGAGGAACTCAAGGCCGCTGGTCTTACAAATGGTAAGGAACTTGTTAAAGTTCTCGGTAATGGTGAACTGAAGGCTAAGTTGGAAGTTTCAGCTAATGCATTCTCTAAGACTGCCGAAGAAGCTATTAAGGCAGTTGGTGGTAACACAACTATAATCTAA
- the rplF gene encoding 50S ribosomal protein L6 — protein MSRIGKLPISVPAGVTVALNNGVVTVKGPKGELSQKVDSSIKTIIEDGQVTFEIDENSPVNYKQKQAFHGLYRSLVNNMVVGVSEGYKKTLELVGVGYRVSNQGNLVEFSLGYTHPIFIQLPSEVKVETKSERNQNPIITLESADKQLLGLICAKIRSFRKPEPYKGKGVLFQGEVIRRKSGKTAAAK, from the coding sequence ATGTCAAGAATAGGAAAATTGCCAATTAGTGTTCCAGCTGGCGTTACAGTTGCTCTTAACAATGGTGTTGTTACAGTAAAGGGTCCTAAAGGTGAACTTTCTCAGAAGGTTGATTCTTCTATTAAGACTATCATCGAGGACGGTCAGGTAACATTCGAAATTGATGAGAATAGCCCGGTAAACTATAAGCAGAAGCAGGCTTTCCATGGTCTCTATCGTTCACTCGTTAACAACATGGTTGTTGGTGTAAGTGAAGGTTATAAGAAAACATTGGAACTTGTTGGTGTAGGTTATCGTGTTTCTAACCAAGGTAACTTGGTAGAGTTCTCTCTTGGTTATACTCACCCAATCTTTATTCAACTTCCTTCAGAAGTTAAGGTTGAGACAAAGAGTGAGCGTAACCAGAATCCAATCATCACTCTTGAATCAGCTGACAAGCAGCTGCTTGGTCTCATCTGTGCAAAGATTCGTTCTTTCCGTAAGCCTGAGCCTTATAAGGGTAAGGGTGTCCTGTTCCAGGGTGAGGTTATTCGCAGAAAGTCTGGTAAGACAGCTGCAGCTAAGTAA
- the rplN gene encoding 50S ribosomal protein L14, whose translation MIQTESKLTVCDNSGAREAKCIRVLGGTRRRYASVGDVIVVAVQNVIPSSELKKGAVSKALIVRTKKEIRRADGSYIRFDDNACVLLNNAGEIRGSRIFGPVARELRAVNMKVVSLAPEVL comes from the coding sequence ATGATACAGACAGAATCAAAACTTACAGTATGTGATAACAGCGGTGCTCGTGAAGCTAAGTGCATCCGTGTGCTCGGTGGCACACGCCGTCGTTACGCAAGTGTTGGTGACGTTATCGTAGTTGCTGTACAGAACGTCATCCCATCAAGTGAATTGAAAAAGGGTGCAGTATCAAAGGCTTTGATCGTTCGCACAAAGAAGGAAATTCGTCGTGCTGATGGTTCATACATCCGTTTCGATGATAATGCATGTGTATTGCTCAACAATGCTGGCGAAATTCGTGGTAGCCGTATCTTCGGCCCTGTTGCTCGTGAGTTGCGTGCAGTGAACATGAAGGTCGTTTCTTTGGCACCTGAGGTTCTTTAA
- the rpsH gene encoding 30S ribosomal protein S8, with translation MTDPIADYLTRLRNAIMAHHRVVEVPASNLKKSITKILFEKGYILNYKFIEDGPQGSIKVALKYDPVTKQSAIKKLKRVSTPGLRQYTGCKDMPRVINGLGIAILSTSKGVMTDKEAAAEKIGGEVLCYIY, from the coding sequence ATGACAGATCCAATAGCAGATTATCTGACAAGACTCAGAAACGCAATTATGGCTCATCATCGTGTTGTTGAGGTTCCTGCGTCTAACTTGAAGAAGTCTATTACTAAGATTCTCTTCGAGAAGGGTTACATCTTGAACTACAAGTTCATCGAGGATGGTCCCCAAGGTTCAATCAAGGTCGCACTGAAGTACGATCCTGTAACAAAGCAGAGCGCTATCAAGAAATTGAAGCGTGTTTCTACCCCAGGTCTTCGCCAGTATACTGGTTGCAAAGACATGCCGAGAGTAATTAACGGACTTGGAATTGCTATCCTTTCCACGTCTAAAGGTGTAATGACAGACAAGGAAGCTGCTGCTGAGAAGATCGGTGGAGAGGTTCTTTGCTACATTTATTAA